In Chryseobacterium oranimense, a single window of DNA contains:
- a CDS encoding RrF2 family transcriptional regulator: MMSKRCKYALKAMVRLARNYNQGFLSTGIIAQDENISKKFLEQILLELKRAKLVNSKQGTAGGYYLLKSPDDISLADIYRIFEGPIALTPCISINFYEPCDDCVDEATCYLRNELIIVREKTRKSMMEATLTSFIKNS; encoded by the coding sequence ATGATGTCCAAACGTTGCAAATATGCTTTGAAAGCAATGGTTAGATTGGCAAGAAACTATAATCAGGGATTTTTGTCAACGGGTATTATTGCACAGGATGAGAATATTTCCAAAAAATTTTTAGAGCAAATCCTTCTTGAGCTGAAAAGAGCCAAGTTGGTCAACAGTAAGCAGGGAACTGCCGGAGGATATTACCTCCTGAAGTCGCCTGATGATATCTCGTTGGCCGATATTTACCGTATTTTCGAAGGTCCGATTGCTTTAACTCCCTGTATTTCAATAAATTTCTATGAACCTTGTGATGATTGTGTAGACGAGGCAACCTGCTATCTTAGAAATGAGCTGATCATTGTAAGAGAAAAAACAAGAAAAAGCATGATGGAAGCTACTCTTACTTCCTTCATAAAAAACAGCTGA
- the pepT gene encoding peptidase T, with protein MSAIEFNQMWKEKLLNRFLAYVKIYSTSDAESETTPSTPRQWDIANYIAEELKTIGLENVSIDDNGYIMGYVPSNLDNDDRPTIGFISHYDTSPDFSGENVKPQVWENYDGSDLLLNSTTGFTLSASKFESLKKYIGQTLITTDGNTLLGADDKAGCAEIVTAAEYLIAHPEIKHGRIAVGFTPDEEIGRGAHKFDVAKFGAEWAYTMDGSEVGELEYENFNAAGAVVKIHGLSVHPGYAYGKMVNAALLAAEFIQLLPANETPATTKGFDGFYHLMDITADISEAKLQYIIRDHDEEKFEARKKFMEEKVTEFNQKYGEGTAEVEIKEQYRNMKQQFEGKMHIIDLAAKAMKEAGIEPLIKAIRGGTDGAQLSYMGLPCPNIFAGGMNFHGPYEYVALESMEKATEVIINIVKA; from the coding sequence ATGAGCGCAATAGAATTTAACCAGATGTGGAAAGAGAAATTACTGAACCGTTTTCTTGCCTATGTAAAAATATATTCAACCAGCGATGCAGAGAGTGAAACCACTCCTTCTACTCCCAGACAGTGGGATATTGCAAATTATATTGCTGAAGAATTGAAAACGATAGGTCTGGAAAATGTTTCTATTGATGACAACGGTTATATCATGGGATATGTTCCTTCCAACCTGGATAATGATGACAGACCTACAATAGGCTTTATTTCACATTACGATACTTCGCCTGATTTCAGCGGAGAAAATGTGAAGCCACAGGTTTGGGAAAACTATGATGGTAGTGATCTTCTTTTAAACTCAACTACCGGTTTTACATTATCCGCTTCAAAATTTGAAAGCTTAAAAAAATATATCGGTCAAACGCTGATTACTACTGACGGAAATACATTACTTGGAGCTGATGATAAGGCTGGTTGTGCAGAGATTGTAACAGCTGCGGAATATCTTATTGCTCACCCGGAAATTAAACATGGAAGAATTGCTGTAGGATTTACGCCTGATGAAGAGATCGGAAGAGGGGCACACAAATTTGATGTAGCAAAATTCGGGGCTGAATGGGCTTATACTATGGATGGAAGTGAAGTGGGAGAGCTTGAGTATGAAAACTTTAACGCAGCAGGTGCAGTGGTAAAAATCCACGGATTAAGTGTTCACCCGGGCTATGCTTACGGAAAAATGGTGAATGCGGCCCTTTTGGCTGCTGAGTTTATACAATTGCTTCCGGCCAATGAAACTCCGGCTACGACTAAAGGTTTTGACGGGTTTTATCATTTAATGGACATTACAGCCGATATTTCTGAGGCTAAACTTCAATACATCATCCGTGATCACGACGAAGAAAAATTTGAAGCCAGAAAGAAATTCATGGAGGAAAAAGTGACTGAATTCAACCAGAAATATGGTGAAGGAACTGCTGAAGTGGAGATTAAAGAACAGTATCGAAACATGAAGCAGCAGTTTGAAGGAAAAATGCACATTATTGACCTGGCTGCCAAAGCGATGAAAGAAGCTGGCATCGAGCCTTTAATTAAAGCAATCAGAGGAGGAACGGACGGAGCCCAGCTTTCTTACATGGGACTTCCTTGTCCGAATATTTTTGCAGGAGGAATGAACTTCCATGGGCCTTACGAATATGTTGCCCTGGAAAGCATGGAAAAAGCAACCGAAGTAATCATTAATATTGTAAAAGCATAA